Proteins from one Falco naumanni isolate bFalNau1 chromosome 10, bFalNau1.pat, whole genome shotgun sequence genomic window:
- the TPX2 gene encoding targeting protein for Xklp2 isoform X9, giving the protein MSRAESRYSFDVPNPCINFATLNDDDDDEADKADAWFDQKANAENIPPAEYVAQASQNSTAFSKPDIIQSSVTRQGIMSESHAEEDNEAESVQASAVPPNIVGSLTSWRAAAPAKASQRAGRRQATKQRKAQQHKGLDGIEVTRNADTQVNKEEVPPLKKMRVRTNLSGKLKSTEEQELEKMQQLQKEVMELRKKNEESLKAAIAGAGQLVKRTAGQVTKPIDFHFCTENRIKHVESQPGNEYKELDFAAVLRKHPPSPVQMPKGPTVPKPFNLSQGNKRKLEETTSEYVSLAEQVEAFQKRTPSRYHLRSRKSDEGPVPAKLVKARLTKPKTPVLRTKQRFRPITCKTTAELEAEEIEKIKQYKFKAQEFNPKIFEGGALLPKKPSVKDLTQPIGFELETEKRVQERDSKKQQEEEHFEFHSRPCPTKILEDVVGVPEKKVLPITVPKSPVFTLKSRTQTSSRDEKQEMFSHFLRSRPSVCVAVALEDKQEKEVVPVIRANPMRHYGVPFKPKMPEQRHVEVCPFSFDARDKERQIQKEKKIEEMQKEEVPKFKALPLPYFDHVQLPEKKVKNPTQPEPFNLQVDERGAAKLQIWKQQLEEDLKRQKEAACFKARPNTVVYQEPFVPKRGNKQLSESLSGSVVPESFELATEKRAKERQEFEKRLAHREAIRERCQERLRQEEEEREKEEVAKLRQEMVHKANPIRKYRNVEVKPSDQPLTTPKSPNFSDRFRC; this is encoded by the exons ACCAAAAAGCCAATGCAGAGAACATCCCTCCTGCAGAATATGTGGCACAGGCCTCACAGAACAGCACTGCTTTTTCAAAGCCTGATATTATTCAGTCTTCTGTCACACGACAAGGAATAATGA GTGAGAGCCATGCCGAAGAGGACAACGAAGCAGAAAGTGTGCAAGCCAGTGCAGTTCCTCCGAATATCGTTGGATCCCTGAcgagctggagagctgctgctcctgcaaaggCCTCTCAGAG AGCGGGTAGAAGACAGGctacaaagcagagaaaagcacagcaaCATAAAGGGCTGGATGGAATCGAAGTGACAAGAAATGCTGATACCCAAGTTAACAAGGAAGAGGTTCCAcccctgaaaaaaatgagagt GAGGACCAATCTTTCTGGCAAGCTGAAGAGCACAGAGGAACAGGAGCTGGAAAAGATGCAGCAGTTGCAGAAGGAGGTTATGGAGCTGCGGAAGAAGAACGAGGAGTCTCTGAAAGCAGCTATTGCTGGAGCAG GACAACTTGTGAAGAGAACTGCTGGTCAAGTAACAAAGCCAATAGACTTCCACTTCTGCACAGAGAATAGAATTAAACATGTAGAAAGCCAGCCTGGGAACGAGTACAAGGAACTGGATTTTGCAGCAGTACTGAGAAAGCATCCTCCTTCTCCG gTGCAAATGCCGAAGGGACCCACTGTCCCCAAACCTTTCAATCTGTCccagggaaacaaaagaaaacttgaagaaACCACATCAGAATATGTGTCCCTTGCTGAGCAGGTGGAAGCATTCCAAAAACGCACGCCCTCTCGTTACCATTTGAGGAGCAGGAAATCTGATGAAG GCCCAGTTCCAGCAAAGTTGGTGAAGGCTCGGCTTACAAAGCCCAAAACGCCAGTGCTTCGGACGAAGCAGCGCTTCAGACCTATCACCTGCAAAACTACAGCAGAGTTAGAAGCAGAGGAAATTgagaaaattaaaca GTACAAATTTAAAGCACAAGAATTCAATCCCAAAATCTTTGAGGGTGGAGCACTCCTGCCCAAGAAACCTTCTGTGAAGGACCTCACACAACCCATTGGCTTTGagttagaaactgaaaaaagggTTCAGGAGCGTGACagtaagaagcagcaggaggaagagcacTTTGAATTCCATTCCAGGCCATGTCCAACAAAAATCCTGGAGGATGTTGTG GGTGTTCCAGAGAAGAAGGTGCTTCCTATTACAGTTCCCAAGTCTCCAGTCTTCACCTTAAAAAGCAGAACTCAAACATCTAGCAGAGATGAAAAG caggagatgttcagccacttcctgaGAAGCAGGCCTTCAGTATGTGtagcagttgctctggaagacaaacaa GAAAAAGAGGTGGTTCCGGTGATCAGAGCTAACCCTATGCGACATTATGGAGTGCCCTTCAAACCTAAAATGCCAGAGCAGAGGCACGTGGAAGtttgccctttttcttttgatgccCGTGACAAAGAGCGGCAaatacaaaaagagaaaaaaatagaagagatgCAGAAGGAAGAG GTGCCAAAGTTCAAGGCATTACCTCTACCTTACTTTGACCATGTTCAGCTGCCAGAAAAGAAGGTCAAAAACCCAACTCAGCCAGAGCCATTCAATCTGCAGGTTGATGAACGGGGAGCTGCCAAGCTGCAGATCTGGAAACAGCAG CTTGAAGAAGActtgaaaaggcagaaagaggcAGCATGTTTTAAAGCTCGGCCTAACACAGTGGTGTACCAGGAGCCTTTTGTGCCTAAAAGGGGAAATAAGCAGTTATCAG AGAGCCTTTCTGGTTCTGTAGTTCCTGAAAGCTTTGAGCTGGCGACAGAAAAGAGAGCTAAAGAGCGGCAAGAATTTGAAAAACGATTGGCACATAGAGAAGCCATACGGGAGAGGTGTCAAGAGAGGctcaggcaggaggaagaagagcgtgaaaaggaagaagttgCCAAGCTAAGACAAGAAATG gttcaCAAGGCAAATCCAATACGCAAATACCGCAACGTAGAAGTGAAGCCCAGTGATCAGCCCCTGACTACGCCAAAGTCTCCCAACTTTTCTGATAGATTCCGATGCTGA